The Bactrocera dorsalis isolate Fly_Bdor chromosome 2, ASM2337382v1, whole genome shotgun sequence region TCCTTGACAAAgttgtacaaaaataaatttataaaataaacaccTACAAATCAGCATTTGTTTAATCTCGTTAAACAAAAGCACTTTGCGGGGGTGGATGCTTTTCGTACTAGAATGATGAAGTTTTATAGGGATTATAAAAGTTGGTTCGTTAGTTGTTGAGATATcggaatgaaatttaatacgtatgtatgtgtttgataCTCTATTattctattgatcatttgtcggaatcgcccaGCAGATCGGAGAAGAATATCACATATCTGCTATATAATCGATCATTCGGACTTTTTAAATTGCACCTCAAAAATCGTTGACTCGAAATCAATTTTAGACCCAAGTCTCTGTCTCATGTTGCATAGCAATGTTGTTCAGActgatccgtagaacattttaATCATACgcgatttaaaagaaaaaaacatatgtcatatgtatttatttagtgACCTACGCAATCGTACTCGGAATTAATTTTGGAGATTGCTgccttatataatattatctcgtgaaataaaacaaattaccATACAAAGACATAATTTtggttgtatggcagctatagtaGTGTAagtgtataataaaaaatgtattataaacaTTTGAATATAATTGATAGTTTTTGATATAAGTCTTTACAAACTCAACatgtaaacatatttaaaagCATAAGTGTGTAAAGTATTGTTGATAGTTTGGCACGATGACCGCCACCGAACGTCGAGTGACCGCCGGCGAAGCAAGGCCAAAGGCAAGGCACTGAATACTCATCAACTAAAACTAACAACTAGTACACaagttaaatatgtttatacatttgCCACAATTTCACTACTATGAacgttttgtatattttaatattgcatgCGCAGGCTTGATATGAACCTACAAATGGGGTGCAAATGGCTAATGTGTAAAAGGTGAGGGTGCATTTAATGGGCACAAGTGTCGTGGAGGTTGCAAGTGCAGTAGCAGAGGCAGCGGCAGCGACTGTGAtagcacacacaaacatgcactTAAACCGGGTAATCTGAAGAACACATAAGCggtttataaacatattttgtaggaagacaaaaacaattttactattGATTTGTTGCTGGATCGAAGGTCACATGTCAGAAAAAAccatgaacatacatatatcaatacaACGGCAAAACAAGTATATCAGGCAGTTGATATTTCAAAAGGtagcaaatatattaaaaaaaatagtcttTACATTATGTCGGCTGCAGGAAAAAATAGactgtatatttattatacgtAAGCTTTTGAAACAGTTAGGTAATGCAGTAGCTACTTTCGCTGtcgctatatacatatgtacatacgcatgTATATCGCTGGCAATAGCACCGCCGCTATCACTGCTACAAGCATATGCTCAAGTTCTGCTGGctttataaattagttttactGTTGTTATTTGATATTGttagattttgcaaatttcctATTTACGTTGTATGTATAGTATCgtctatttatattaatatgttaTCTAGTAAGCCTCCCATTGCGATCGTTAGCATGTATTTGTATATCGTCTTTCACTTGCAAACAATTCGcactaaactttttatttcgtATGCATTTACACAGTTTCTTAACAATTGTTATTCTTCGATTACTTACATAGCCTTTTGGAAATGCATTTGCTACTGTTACTGTAGTCGCAGATGTCCAGTTACAGCTGGCGGCTCTACTTTCGTTATTAGCGCATTGGGTCGGCAATTGACCGTAGATTTGGAGCAGGTCTAACGACTATGTGTCTGTTAAACGAATCGAATAAACTTTCACGTTATTGTTGCATCTCCTTATGATGATGTTGCTCCTCTGATAGGAATGTgactataatttttcaattgttattaaaatttgcatgcaattactactttcatagttttttatttgtacCAAATCGATTTTTTCGCTACGGCTTCGGGTTCGATTATTTGTCCACGCACACACATTTACTACGTTTAATGTTTTTCACACAGGCGTGTAAATTGCACTATTCTATATGTTCGGGATAATTTTGGACCATCACCTATCATGTGATGATTTTACCAGTTCCACCCGCAGATTGCATATTCGTACATGTGAAAAATTGtctaataattgaaaattcttgttgacaattttttgatttcCACTTTGTTTTGTGCAATTTATCAAGAACTAACTGCAATAACGATTTTCCGTTTATCCAATCTAGAGTTTTCAATACTCATAACAATATTCGCCTACTCGCTTTCTCTGCTTTTTTCTTGATTTCCCCGTATGTCGTTTAATCGAACACCTTTTCCGTTTCTTCACGCCGCACACAAATATATGCTATGGACACTACTCCAGACGTCGCGAATAATCTTTACAGTTTATTAGCAATccaattttttgcctttttagcGAACATCAAGACTGCGTCTTgctattatttctttttaccTATACTTAAATGATTCTTTAACATAAATctataataaaaacactgagATTTTATGGTTGAAAGCTGTAAATATGAGAAAATTGTAGGGCCGGCCGAGCAAATTTAGGAAATTTTCCGAGATTGGCGTTAAGTTAGCTGCCCTGGAATGTGACAATTCAGCTTGGAGTGAAAAATCTGAGCTGGAAAAGTTTTGAAAGGTGCAGTGTTACCAGATAAGAAATTCAAGTGAAATGTAAGGTGATTCATATTTTTCCAATtggaaattgcaaaatattgcgTTACAGTTCCATTAATAACATACACTTTTCCCTATATAACTCTCATTGCTTGTTAATAACAAACTTATTTGATATTAACAGTCGTTGACTATCACTTTTgatgtatttatattatatatgaacaCGACATGagtcataaaatataatttgaaaatacatGGACCTAGTCCAGTTGGCTTAAAATATATTCTGCTTgtcacgattgtctcatgtctctaattgtcacaatttATTTAAGTGCGTACTCTTTTTAATATAGAAGATGttactaatttattaaaatttataactgctCCCAAAATTTTAGATTCTACGAagtttaattaaacaaaaacttgaaaaacaTTTAAGTGGCAGCTCCTAAATTCTGTAAAATTCCTTCGACAGATGTCAACGGCGGGCCGGCTACTGTCACTCTTCCTTCTCTCCGGCAAGTAGAAATCATGGCGACAGGCGTAagtaaaatttcgcaaattttatttgcaaatatctAAAACATCGATCggtttaaaaagcaaataagcTTCTGCAAAACTTGATAATTtcgttataaataaatttcatttgaaatttttttgtttacagacGCTTTATACCTACCCAGAAAATTTCCGTGCGTACAAGGCACTCATCGCTGCCCAGTACTCTGGAGCACAGGTGAAAGTAGCCGAAAACTTCGTTTTCGGTGAGACCAACAAATCTGCCGAATTTCTGAAGAAGTTCCCTAGTGGCAAGGTAAGGCTgattatcgaaaaaaatatgtttaagtaAACTGTATAGACCAACTTGCTTAGAAAGTTGCGTGTGCACACGTCATCACCATCGgattgttactcatacgcacttttttttttatatacaaattttccaGGTGCCTGCTTTCGAAACTGCTGAAGGCAAGTACTTGTCCGAGTCGAATGCCATAGCTTTCTATGTAGCTAATGAACAGTTGCGCGGTGGTAAATGCCCGTTGGCTCAGGCTGAAGTCTTGCAGTGGTTATCTTATGCTGACAATGAGATTGTTCCAGCATCCTGTTCATGGGTCTTCCCCTTGTTGGGCATTATGCCACAACAGAAGAACAGTACCGCCAAGCAGGACGCCACCGCCATTCTGAGTGTGTTGAACAACAAGCTGTTAAATAGCACGTTCTTGGTCGGTGAACGTATCACACTAGCTGACATTGTCGTCTTTAGCAGCCTGTTGCACTTGTACCAGTATGTGTTGGAACCAAAAGTACGCGCTGAATTCGGTAATGTAAACCGTTGGTTCGTAACTATCCTCAATCAACCACAAGTAAAGGCTGTCGTAAAGAACTACACTTTGTGTGAGACAGCGCTTGTATTCGATCCGAAAAAATATGCTGAATTCATTGGTAAAACTGGCGGTGCCAGCGATAAGAAACAACAAGCTAAGGCGAAGGAGGAGAAGAAGccgaaagaagaaaaaaagaaggaGGAGAAACCCAAGGAAGAATTAGATGCTGCTGAGGAAGCACTTCTGGCTGAACCCAAGTCCAAGGATCCCTTCGACGCAATGCCCAAAGGAACCTTCAACTTCGATGACTTCAAACGTTCTTACTCCAACGAGGATGAGTCTGTATCCATTCCTTATTTCTGGCAAAAATTCGATCCGGAAAACTATTCCATCTGGTTCGGAGAATATAAATACAACGATGAGCTGAGCAAGGTATTCATGTCTTGTAATCTCATCACTGGTATGTTCCAACGTTTGGATAAAATGCGTAAGCAAGCTTTTGCTTCAGTATGTCTCTTTGGCGAGGACAACAACAGCACCATCTCCGGAGTTTGGGTGTGGCGCGGCCAAGATTTGGCTTTCACTCTTTCACCCGACTGGCAAATTGACTACGACTGCTACTCGTGGAAGAAACTCGACGCCAGCTCCGAAGAAACCAAAAAGTTGGTGCAACAGTACTTCTCATGGACTGGTACAGATAAGGATGGTCGCAAATTCAACCAGGGCAAAATCTTCAAATAAGTGGATGAACACACCATACGTAATTGAGATTTGAGCATCAATAAGTAGTTATCGTCTCACCAAATGTGTCCTAATTTAAAGTTAACCGACTAAACCCTATCAGCCatcctgaaaataaatttataagctCAAGAAAATCAATGcctttttataataaacattcgtaggtttgtttctttttataaGTGCAGCAAACTCAAACAGCCAGctgagaaaatattatttatattaaacaaaaactgttctttttaataaaaatttgaaaaaaaaaataaaactcttcATTTATTaagtttctataaaaattaCTGACGAATTGATATCAGATTCCATGTTTAGTTGACTAAAAAAATCGTGtttgtaatttgtttataatttattgcatAAGGAGCACATATCATCAATATTATAGAATAACTTTAGCTCGCTTAACATGCTTCCAATGCaaatattaaagtatttttcatttcagGGAAGTCATTTGACATATAACGGATCGGTAGAATTTTACTGCTCAAAAAAATGCGTTTAGTGagataaatcaaaataataaaccAACTGTTAATATCAAATTCAATAAAGTATTATTGTAATGCTCTATATCTCCGTATATTTTATCATCGTATCGGTTGGCACAATGAAACCAACAACAGTGGATTGCCGCTATCGTCGATAACAGCGAACGGAGCTCTACCTTACTTCTTCCTTTGTAAAACAACGGGTCCAACGTTATCTCCAGTTTGTTTGTTAT contains the following coding sequences:
- the LOC105230940 gene encoding elongation factor 1-gamma yields the protein MATGTLYTYPENFRAYKALIAAQYSGAQVKVAENFVFGETNKSAEFLKKFPSGKVPAFETAEGKYLSESNAIAFYVANEQLRGGKCPLAQAEVLQWLSYADNEIVPASCSWVFPLLGIMPQQKNSTAKQDATAILSVLNNKLLNSTFLVGERITLADIVVFSSLLHLYQYVLEPKVRAEFGNVNRWFVTILNQPQVKAVVKNYTLCETALVFDPKKYAEFIGKTGGASDKKQQAKAKEEKKPKEEKKKEEKPKEELDAAEEALLAEPKSKDPFDAMPKGTFNFDDFKRSYSNEDESVSIPYFWQKFDPENYSIWFGEYKYNDELSKVFMSCNLITGMFQRLDKMRKQAFASVCLFGEDNNSTISGVWVWRGQDLAFTLSPDWQIDYDCYSWKKLDASSEETKKLVQQYFSWTGTDKDGRKFNQGKIFK